The Haloterrigena turkmenica DSM 5511 genome includes the window TAGATCGCGTAGCCGGCGGCGACGTCGTCGTCGTACTCGACCGGCCGGCGCTCGAGGTAGCGGCGCTTGAACCGCCGGGTCGTCGACCGCAGGAGCCCGCCCGTGGCGTCCTCGTGCCAGTCGACGCCGTAGCGCTCGACCAGCAGGTCCTCGAGACGCTGTTCGTACGCTGCTGGGAAGCGCTCGACGGGGCCGCGGTTGGGCGCGACGGGATCGTCCTCGACGGGGACGAAGGTACCGTCGTCGCGCTCGATCAACTCGAGTTCGGGCGCCAGTTCGCGGAGGTGCTGGCGGACGACCGCCGGGTGTGGGTTGCCCTCGACGTACTCGCAGATCTCGTCGGGGTCGATCGGGCGGACGTTCTGCAGGTACTTCGCGTTCGAGCGGACTGAGTCGCGCTGGTCGCTCATCGGGTTGATCCTCCGTTCGTCTCGCTGTTCGGTTGTCCGTTCATTTCGCTTTCCGTCCGGCCGTTCGGTTCGTCGGAATCGGTCGCCGCGTCGGACTGCCACCGATCGGCCGCCTCCTGATAGAGGGACTCGAGTTCCTCGCGGTCGGCGTCGGCGACCGTCGCAGCGGCGTCGGCGATCGCGTCGGCGCCGTCGAAGACCTCCTGAATGTCGGCGTAGACGCGGGGCGTCCCCTCGGTCATCTGCTCGGCCAACGTCTCCAGTCCCTCGTATATCGGCGTCTCGAAGCCGTCTGGGACCGGTTCCGTGGCCAACGCGAACGACAGGACAGCGGCGTGGGTCGCCGCCTGAACCGTCTCCATCGCGTCGTCGTGTTCCGTCGCCGTCGTCTCGACGAGGTCGTTGCCCCGCCGCTCGAGGGTCTCGAGCAGTGCGTCGATCGTCGGCCCCGTCTCGTCGCGAACGACGGCGATCGATCCCGGCGCGCGCTCGGGCGCGAACAGCGGGTGGAGGCTCGCCCGCTCTACGTCGGGCGCGTGCGTCGCCATCGCCTCGAGGGGCGGTCCCATCACGCCGGAGACGTCGACGATCGCCGCCTCGGCCCGGTCGGCGTGGTCGGCGATCGCGTCGACGGCGTGGGTCATCGGCACCGCGATGCAGACTACGTCGTAGCTGTCGGTCCCCTCGAGCGCCGCGGTGTCGGCGTCGTCCCCGACCGCGTCGGCGGCGGCGGCCGCGGCGTCGGCGTCGACGTCGGCGAACGTCACCGAGGCGTCTACGGCACGGCCGAGCCACGTCCCCATCGCCCCCGCGCCGACGATCAGTACGTCCATCGGCCCCTGCTACCGTCCGGCGTCGCAAAAGCGGTTCGATCGATCGGCTTCCGTGACCGTCCGCTCACTCGAGGCGTTCGCATCGGCCGCCGGCCATCCGTCGATTCGCCGAACGTCCCGTTCCGGATGGCTATTTCCATGCCATGTGTTATCTACTCCCAAATATTAAATCGTCGGTCTGCGTACTGGCCGTATGGGCGTGATAGAGCGGCCGACGTTTTCGTCCGACGCCAGCAGACGGATCTACGAGTACGTCGAGCGAAACGGCACCGTCGCGCGACACAAAGTGATGGACGTGGTGTCGCTGCCGTCCGCGGAGTTCGAGTCCCACCTCGAGTCGCTGAAGGCCGACGGCTACCTCGAGGAGGACGGCGGCACACTCCAGATTGCCGTCGAGTTCGGCGCGGTCGCGGAACACGAGACCAACGAGCGCACGTTCGTCGTCCGGCCGGGACGCCAGTCCGACTTCGACGGGCTCATCGAGACGATCAGGGACGTCACGGCCGAGGAGACCTACGTCGTCGCCGAGGCCATCGCCGAGGAACTCCTCTACGAGGACGCCGTCACCAGACACAACACCGTCAAGTCCCGAATGTTCTTCGTCGCGACGATCGACGGCGACGTCGTCGGCTGGACCCACCTCGACCTCCCGCAGGTCGATCAGCTTCGGGGGACCGCCCAGCAGACCGTCGGCGTCCGCGAGGCCCACCAGGGACACGGGATCGGAAGCAAACTCCTCCAGCGGGGCCTCGAGTGGGCCGAAGCCAACGGCTACCGGAAGGTGTACAACAGCGTGCCCATCACCAACGACCGCGCTCTCGAGTTCCTCACCGAACACGGCTGGGACACCGAGGCGATCCGCCGGAACCACTACGAGATCGACGGCGACCCCGTCGACGAGGTGATGATGGCCCGCGAGCTGTGAGCGGACGGTGCCGGGATTCTTGATCGCCCGGGCCGTGAGTCCCGACCATGACACGGATCGGAATCGTCGGCGCGGGTGCAGCGGCGGCCGCCGCCGCGTACGCGATCGAGGAACGGGACGATACGTCCGCGAGCGACGACGTTTCGGTGACGGTCCTCGAGAAGTCCGGCGGCCTCTGCGGGCGCGCGGCCACCCGCCGGCGCGGGGACGTGACCTACGACTACGGCGCGAACTACGTCAAATCCGACGACGAGCGGGTCGTCGACCTGCTCACGGAGGCTCTCGAGACCGACGGGCTGGTCGACGTCACCGACCCGGTCTGGACGTTCGATAGCGGTGGTGAGATCGCCGAGGGTCGGGACGCCGACGACCACAAGTGGACCTACGAGGCGGGGCTGACCCAGATCGCCAAGCGTCTGTTCGACCGAACCGACGCGACGATCCACCGCAACACGCGCGTCGAGACGATCCATCGGGAGCCGGCCGCGGGGACGTGGCGCCTCGAGGACGACGCGGGCGACCGATGGGGGCCGTTCGACGTCCTCCTGTTGAACCCGCCGGCGCCCCAGACCGCCGACCTGCTGCGATCGGCCGAGTGGGACGTCGACACTGACGCTGACGCCGAGACTGGTCTTCGGGATCGCCTCGCCGACGCGGTCGAGGCCGTCCCCTACCGAACGATCTGGACGGGCGTGTTCCACTACCCGTTCGAACTCGACGTCCCCTACTACGCGCTCGTCAACACGGACAAGACCCACGAGATCGGGTGGATCGGCCGCGAGGAGTGCAAGCCGGGGCACGTCCCCGACGGCGAGTCGCTGCTCGTCGTTCAGGCCAACCACGAGTGGTCCGTCGACCGCTACGACGACGACCCCGACGCAACCCTCGAGGCCCTCGCCGAACTGACCGCCGATCTGCTGGGCGACGAGCGCCTGCTCGAGCCCGACTGGACGGACCACCAGGGCTGGCGCTACGCCTTGCCCGAGGACGGCGTCGATCGCGAACCGGTTCGGGCCGCCGAGGACGTAGGCCTGTACTGTCTCGGCGACTGGGTTGCCGGCGAGGGGCGACTCCACGCCGCGTTACGGAACGGGCTCGAGGTCGGGGAGCACGTCGGGGAGCATACGTCGAACTGAGAACTCGACCGAGAACCGACGTGCTGCGGCGCGCGCTGAGGGGCGGCGAACGAAGAGTGAGCCAGCCCGCGAAGCCGTGCGAGGGATGAGCGAGTGAACAGCGTGAATGAGCGAATCGGCTGGGGAGGACGTGGCGATTCAGTGTTGCCACGGTAAGCGAGACGCTTCGTCCACGGATCCGCTGCAATCATGGCGACGGGGTTTTCCACGCCCTCCCCAGCCGATTCGCTCGCTCTCTACGGTCGCTCGCTCATCCCTCGCGCAGCGTTATCCACGCGGTCTCGAAAACTACTCGACCGCGTCGACAGCGCGCGCCACCGCAGATCGAATGGGACGGGTCCGACGCCGGACGAGCGTCGACTCTCGAGTTCAGTTGTTCGCCCGTGGCTCGAGTCCGATGCGATAGTCGGTCAGGTTCTCGTAGCCGTCCTCGGTGACGACGATCAGGTCCTCGATGCGCACCCCGCCCACGGCGGGGTCGTAGAGGCCAGGCTCGATCGAGATCACGTGGCCGGGCTCGAGTTCGCCGCCGGCGGGCGAGACGCTCGGCTGTTCGTGGATGTCCAGCCCGACGCCGTGGCCAGTGCTGTGGATGAAGCCGGTCCCAGTGCTCGGATCGCTCCGAAGGGTCGCGTAGCCCGCGTCCTCGATCACGTCGCAGGCCGCGCCGTGGACCTCAGCGCCGGTGGCGCCGGCCTCGACGGTCTCGAGGGCGGCCTCGTAGGCTTCCCGCGTGACCTCGTACCGTCGCCGCGCCTCCTCGCCCGGATCGCCGCGGGCGAAGGTCCGGGTCATGTCCGCGAAGTAGCCCGTCTCCTTGTCCCGCGGGAAGATGTCGATCACGATGAGTTCGTCGGCCGCGAGGGGGCCGCTGCCCCGATCGTGCGGATCGGCCGCGTCGGCGCCGCAGGCGACGATGGTCTCGTCTAACGCGCAGCCGTGGCCCAACAGCGTGATCTCGATCGCCTCCGTGACGCGCTCGCTGGTCAGCGGCTCGCCGTCCTGCACCAGAATTCCGTCCTCCACGTCGGCGGTCGCGATCAGCTCCTCGGCGCGGGCCATCGCGGCCTCGTTGGCCCGCTGACTCGACCGAATCTGCTCGAGTTCCCAGTCGGTCTTCGTCGCGCGGATGTCCTCGACGATCCCCTCGGGTTCGACCGTCACTGCGAGTCCCCGCTCGCGGAGGCCGTCCGCAGTCCCCGTCGGAAAGTTCTGCGGGACGGCGATCGATTCGACGCCATGGTCCTCGAGAAACGCCGCGAGCGCGCGACTCTTGGCCTCGTAGGCGCCGTGCTCGGCGACGAGATCCTGGTAGTCGTAAGTCGACAGCCGCGTCACGGAGTCGGCGCTCGAGTTCGCCGTCGCGCGGCCGTACTCGAGTCCCGAGACGAGCAGGTGAACGCCGTCGTCGGTGACCAGCGTCTGGTAGGGGTCCGGCGCCGTGAAGCCGGAGACGTACCGCTGGTCGGCGTCCGAAGCGTCGTCGTCGATCAGATAGCCGTCCAGCCCATCGGTCTCGAGGCGCTCGCGCAACGGGGCGAGGTCGACGTCGAGTTCCATAGCGGGTGTGCGAGGGGCGACCACATAATGCCGACGAGTTCAGTTCCGTTCGCTTCGGTCGCTGAACGCGAGCACGACACCGGCCAACCCACAAACTTACAAATTCCGACGACAGTCACTCGTGTATGAATCGTCGACGGTTTCTGACGACTGGCGTCGGCGCCGGCGTCGCGCTCGCCGGCTGCGTGAGCTATCCGTCCGCCGACGACGGCCCCTCGAGCGAGGCGCTGCTCCGCGACGCGATCGAGACGCGCCGCGGGCTGCACGATCTCAGGGGCCGTCGAACGCTGACGGTCGAAACCCCGTCGGAGACCGTCGAACGAACGGAGCGCGTCGTCCGGCAACCGCCGGCCAAGCAGCGCCTCGAGGTCCTCGAGTCGACCGATCCGGACGCGCCGGTCGGGTCGGTCACCGTGACTAACCGCGAGATGACCTGGGAGTACAACCCTGAGGAGGAGCTCGTCGACCTCCAGTTTCACGGCACCAAGGTCGACGCCGATCGGACGCTGCGGGTCCTCGAGGCCTTACTCGAGGACTACCGACTCGGCTACGAGGGGACGACGACCATCGATGGCCGGGACGCCCACGTCATCGAGACGCGGCCACCGGTCGAGGAGACGGGGCGGCGGCTCAATCTCGTCGTCGGCGATACGACCTACGCCATCCCGCTGTCGACCGACGATCTCGAGGACCTCGAGGTTTCCCGGACGATCGCTATCGACGACGAGTACCGGTATCCGGTCAGAGAGCGCAACGAGGTCCGCGACGACGGCGAGATCCGTTACCAGCTGACCGTCACCTACGAGGACCTCGCGATCGACGAGGGCGTCGAGTCGGAGACGTTCACCTACCAGCCGCCGGCCGACGCGACGGTCGTCACCGACGGGACGAAACCGGAGGGGATCTTCGACTCGATCGACGAGGCCGAGTCGGCTGTCCCCTACGACCTGCCGGAGGCGGTGCTCCCCGACGCCTACCTCCTCGATCGCATCACCGTCGTCGAGCGGGACGAGGAGTACGGCGGCGTGACGACGACGCTGTGGTACAACGATCCGAACGTCGTCGCGCGCGAGCTGTTCATCGTCGTCCGCGAACAGGCGCGGTTCGATCCGGACGTCCTCGAGGAGATCGAGATCGACGGCCGGACGGCCTACTACCGGGACGGCCGGATTCAGAGCGTCTTCTGGGACTGCGACAACCTGAGCTACGAGGTCTCGAGTCTGGTCGACGGCGAGCCGATCCGGGAGATCACGGCCTCGATCGGCTGTCCGTGAGCGTCCGTCGCGGGCGATCGGAGCCGCGCCCGGGATAGCCGATCGTCAGCACTTCGCAGATCGGTATCGGTAAGGCGGGGCCAGCCCACAGAGCGACCATGAACGTCACGATCACGCCCTCGAGCGTCGCCGGATCGGCGCGGGCACCGCCCTCGAAGAGCTACACGCACCGAGCCATCCTCGCCGCGGGCTACGCCGACGAGGCGACGGTCCGGGACGCGCTCTGGAGCGCGGACACGCAGGCGACCGCACGCGCGGTGGATCTCTTCGGCGGCGACGTCACCCGGGCCGGGGACGCGACCCTCGAGATCGACGGCTTCGACGGGCGGCCCGAGGTCCCGGCGGACGTCATCGACTGTGCGAACAGCGGGACGACGACGCGCCTCGTCACGGCCGCGGCGGCGCTGGCCGACGGCACGACCGTCCTCACCGGCGACGAATCGCTGCGCTCGCGGCCCCAGGGCCCGCTGCTCGAGGCGCTGACCGATCTCGGCGCCGAAGCCTACAGCACCCGGGGCAACGGGCTGGCGCCGCTGGTCGTCACCGGGCCGCTCTCGGGCGGGACGGTCTCGATTCCGGGCGACGTCTCTTCCCAGTACATCACGGCCCTGCTGATGGCCGGCGCCGTCACCGACGAGGGGATCGAGATCGACCTCGAGACCGAGCTCAAGTCCGCGCCGTACGTCGACATCACGCTCGAGGTGCTCGCGGACTTCGGCGTCGACGCTCGCGAGACGGACGAGGGCTTCGCGGTCGACGGTGGCCAGTCCTACCGGCCCGCGGGCGGCGAGTACGCCGTCCCCGGCGACTTCTCGTCGATCTCGTACCCCCTCGCGGCGGGCGCCATCGCCGGTAACGAGGGCGACGGCGTCCGCATCGAGGGCGCCAACCCGAGCGCGCAGGGCGACACCGCCATCGTCGAGATCGTCGAGCGCATGGGCGCCGACGCCGACTGGGACCGCGAGAGCGGCGTCATCGACGTCTCGAGCGCTCCCCTCACGGGGATCGAGGTCGACGTCGAGGACACCCCCGACCTGCTGCCGACGATCGCGACGCTGGGCGCCGTCGCAGACGGCGACACGCGCATTACGAACGCCGAACACGTCCGCTACAAGGAGACCGACCGCGTGAGCGCGATGGCCGAGGAACTGGGCAAGCTGGGCGTCGAGACCACCGAGGAGCGCGACTCGCTGACGGTCCACGGCAGCGACTCCCGACTCGAGGGCGCGACGGTGCAGGGACGGGCCGACCACCGGATCATCATGGCGCTGGCGCTCGCCGGACTGGTCGCCGAGGGCGAAACGACGATCGAGGGGGCCGACCACGTCGACGTCTCGTTCCCCGGCTTCTTCGAACTGCTCGAGGAGTTGGGCGTCGCCCTCGAGCGCGACGGCGGGCAGTAGAACGGCTCTTACTCGGGAATCTCGAAGCGGTCGAGGACGATGGTGTGCGCTCGCTCCGGCCCTCTCCACGTGACCGCGAGGTACTCGCCGGCGTCGGCGCTCGGCACCGCGACGGTGAGTTCGTCGCCGGGGGTCACCTCGCCGGAGAACTGCGTCTCGGTGAGTCCGCCTTCGAACCCAACCTGAACGTGCTCACCCTGGAACGTGGGACCGTCCTCGTGGACGATCGTCACCGCCTTCGCGTCGGGATCGTACTCGAACGAGAGCTCGACCACCGGAGCGGGGTCGTTCTCGTCCGCTTTATCGTAATCCGGGTGCGTCGACCCGACCCGGATGGGTGCTACGACAGCGCCGAGTACCGATTCCGCGTCTTCGAGTGCCGACGCGTCCCACTCACTGTTCGTGAGGAACACGCTTCTGAACTGGTCGGGCTGTACGTTCGTGGGCGGCGTCTCGCCGTACTCGAGGGAGGCGCGGTAGACGCCGTCGTGGTGTTCGGTGAACCCCGCGTCGTGGCCGGTGACCGGTTGTTCCTCCGATTCCGTGTAGAATCGCCCGATCCAGAACTGGTGGGTGTCCATGCCCTCGTAGTACGTCTCGTCGGCGTAGGCGCGGACGACCCAGTTCTCGGCGTCGGCGTCGTAGACCGGGGCCAGAAAGACGTGTGCCGCGTCGTCGGTCGTGTCGATGGCCGGGTCGACGACTACCTCGGGGGTCGATTCGGTCGATTCATCGGTATCGACCACGCGTTCGTACCCCCAGACGATTTCGGGATCGCCGGCGTAGGATATCTCTTGAGGGTCGCCGATCGATACCGATCGGTCGCTGACGGCGTCGACGTCGACCCGGTAGACGCCCTCGCCCGCGGGCGAGAGGTCCGTCGGAGGCTCGTCGTCGCCCGAGTTCGTCGACTGGTCGTCGTCGGTTTCGGAACCGTCATCGGGGGGATCGTCGCTCAAACAACCCGCAGTACCGGCCGCTCCGGCGGCGAGCGTCGCGAGGAGGAGTTGGCGGCGTCGGACCATACCGATAAGTTGTCAGATAGACAATTAGCTTTTTTGATGCCGAAGGATACGAAATAATAGGTCGAAGCGGCGTCGATAGCCGTCTATTCCCGTAGCGCCTTCTGCTCGCGTCAGCGTGCGTGGGCCTCGAGTGGGATGGTCCGGCACCGCGCGATAGGGTACCGAAGGAGGTACTTATTTACGTTCACGAAAGATCATTCTATACAATGGCAGGAAATACGCCGGTAATCGTTAGCGCTGTTAGGGCCGCACAGGGAAAGGAAGACGGTGCCCTCGCGGACGTTCGCAGCGAGGACCTCTCGATTCCGCTGGTCGACGAGATGCTCGCGGAGACGAGCCTCTCGAGCGAGGACGTCGACGACCTTGTCTGGGGCTGCGCCCAGCAACGCGAGGAGCAGCGGACCAACATCGCTCGCCAGATCGCGCTGTTCTCGGATCTGGGCGAGAACGTCCCCGCGACGACGGTCGACCGCCAGTGTGCCTCCTCGGCGCAGGCGATCATTCAGGCCGCGGACTCGATCCGGGCGGGCCGCCAGGACGCCGTCATCGCCGGCGGGGTCGAGAGCATGAGCCGCGTGAAGATGGGGGCCGCCGAGAGCGGATCGATGTACCCGAAACTCGACGAGGAGTACGGGATGGAGAACCTCATGATGGGCCAGACGGCCGAGAAGGTCGCCGAGGAGTTCGACATCAGCCGCGAGGAGCAGGACGAATACGGCGCCCGCAGCCAGCAGCGCGCGGTCGAAGCGACCGAGGAAGGCAAATTCGACGACGAGATCGTCCCCATCGAGACGGGGGACGGCGTCCACGACGAGGACGAGGGGCTGCGCCCCGGCACGACGACTGAAAAGCTCGCCGAACTGCCGACCGTCTTCAAGGAGGACGGCACCGTCACGCCCGGCAACGCCTCGCAGATCGCCGACGGCGCTGCCGGCCTCATGCTGACCAGCCGCGAGTTCGCCGAGGAGAATGATCTCGAGATCATGGCCGAGGTCGGCACCAGCTACGTCGCCGGTGTCGATCCCACGATCATGGGCGTCGGTCCCGTCCCTGCGACTGAGGGGCTGCTCGAGCGCGCCGGTCGCGAGATCGACGACTACGGGCTGTTCGAGATCAACGAGGCCTTCGCCAGCCAGACGATCTACTCCGCGCGCGAACTGGGGATTCCGATGGACCGACTGAACGTCAACGGCGGTGCGATCGCCATCGGCCATCCGCTGGGCTGTTCCGGCGCGCGGCTGCCCGTGACCCTGATCCACGAGATGAATC containing:
- a CDS encoding prephenate dehydrogenase/arogenate dehydrogenase family protein, whose protein sequence is MDVLIVGAGAMGTWLGRAVDASVTFADVDADAAAAAADAVGDDADTAALEGTDSYDVVCIAVPMTHAVDAIADHADRAEAAIVDVSGVMGPPLEAMATHAPDVERASLHPLFAPERAPGSIAVVRDETGPTIDALLETLERRGNDLVETTATEHDDAMETVQAATHAAVLSFALATEPVPDGFETPIYEGLETLAEQMTEGTPRVYADIQEVFDGADAIADAAATVADADREELESLYQEAADRWQSDAATDSDEPNGRTESEMNGQPNSETNGGSTR
- a CDS encoding GNAT family N-acetyltransferase — its product is MGVIERPTFSSDASRRIYEYVERNGTVARHKVMDVVSLPSAEFESHLESLKADGYLEEDGGTLQIAVEFGAVAEHETNERTFVVRPGRQSDFDGLIETIRDVTAEETYVVAEAIAEELLYEDAVTRHNTVKSRMFFVATIDGDVVGWTHLDLPQVDQLRGTAQQTVGVREAHQGHGIGSKLLQRGLEWAEANGYRKVYNSVPITNDRALEFLTEHGWDTEAIRRNHYEIDGDPVDEVMMAREL
- a CDS encoding NAD(P)/FAD-dependent oxidoreductase, translating into MTRIGIVGAGAAAAAAAYAIEERDDTSASDDVSVTVLEKSGGLCGRAATRRRGDVTYDYGANYVKSDDERVVDLLTEALETDGLVDVTDPVWTFDSGGEIAEGRDADDHKWTYEAGLTQIAKRLFDRTDATIHRNTRVETIHREPAAGTWRLEDDAGDRWGPFDVLLLNPPAPQTADLLRSAEWDVDTDADAETGLRDRLADAVEAVPYRTIWTGVFHYPFELDVPYYALVNTDKTHEIGWIGREECKPGHVPDGESLLVVQANHEWSVDRYDDDPDATLEALAELTADLLGDERLLEPDWTDHQGWRYALPEDGVDREPVRAAEDVGLYCLGDWVAGEGRLHAALRNGLEVGEHVGEHTSN
- a CDS encoding M24 family metallopeptidase — translated: MELDVDLAPLRERLETDGLDGYLIDDDASDADQRYVSGFTAPDPYQTLVTDDGVHLLVSGLEYGRATANSSADSVTRLSTYDYQDLVAEHGAYEAKSRALAAFLEDHGVESIAVPQNFPTGTADGLRERGLAVTVEPEGIVEDIRATKTDWELEQIRSSQRANEAAMARAEELIATADVEDGILVQDGEPLTSERVTEAIEITLLGHGCALDETIVACGADAADPHDRGSGPLAADELIVIDIFPRDKETGYFADMTRTFARGDPGEEARRRYEVTREAYEAALETVEAGATGAEVHGAACDVIEDAGYATLRSDPSTGTGFIHSTGHGVGLDIHEQPSVSPAGGELEPGHVISIEPGLYDPAVGGVRIEDLIVVTEDGYENLTDYRIGLEPRANN
- a CDS encoding LolA family protein, which codes for MNRRRFLTTGVGAGVALAGCVSYPSADDGPSSEALLRDAIETRRGLHDLRGRRTLTVETPSETVERTERVVRQPPAKQRLEVLESTDPDAPVGSVTVTNREMTWEYNPEEELVDLQFHGTKVDADRTLRVLEALLEDYRLGYEGTTTIDGRDAHVIETRPPVEETGRRLNLVVGDTTYAIPLSTDDLEDLEVSRTIAIDDEYRYPVRERNEVRDDGEIRYQLTVTYEDLAIDEGVESETFTYQPPADATVVTDGTKPEGIFDSIDEAESAVPYDLPEAVLPDAYLLDRITVVERDEEYGGVTTTLWYNDPNVVARELFIVVREQARFDPDVLEEIEIDGRTAYYRDGRIQSVFWDCDNLSYEVSSLVDGEPIREITASIGCP
- the aroA gene encoding 3-phosphoshikimate 1-carboxyvinyltransferase, translated to MNVTITPSSVAGSARAPPSKSYTHRAILAAGYADEATVRDALWSADTQATARAVDLFGGDVTRAGDATLEIDGFDGRPEVPADVIDCANSGTTTRLVTAAAALADGTTVLTGDESLRSRPQGPLLEALTDLGAEAYSTRGNGLAPLVVTGPLSGGTVSIPGDVSSQYITALLMAGAVTDEGIEIDLETELKSAPYVDITLEVLADFGVDARETDEGFAVDGGQSYRPAGGEYAVPGDFSSISYPLAAGAIAGNEGDGVRIEGANPSAQGDTAIVEIVERMGADADWDRESGVIDVSSAPLTGIEVDVEDTPDLLPTIATLGAVADGDTRITNAEHVRYKETDRVSAMAEELGKLGVETTEERDSLTVHGSDSRLEGATVQGRADHRIIMALALAGLVAEGETTIEGADHVDVSFPGFFELLEELGVALERDGGQ
- a CDS encoding thiolase family protein; protein product: MAGNTPVIVSAVRAAQGKEDGALADVRSEDLSIPLVDEMLAETSLSSEDVDDLVWGCAQQREEQRTNIARQIALFSDLGENVPATTVDRQCASSAQAIIQAADSIRAGRQDAVIAGGVESMSRVKMGAAESGSMYPKLDEEYGMENLMMGQTAEKVAEEFDISREEQDEYGARSQQRAVEATEEGKFDDEIVPIETGDGVHDEDEGLRPGTTTEKLAELPTVFKEDGTVTPGNASQIADGAAGLMLTSREFAEENDLEIMAEVGTSYVAGVDPTIMGVGPVPATEGLLERAGREIDDYGLFEINEAFASQTIYSARELGIPMDRLNVNGGAIAIGHPLGCSGARLPVTLIHEMNREGVERGIATECVGFGQGAAIEFELP